The nucleotide window TCGCACTGAGCGGCGGTGGGGTTGAACTGCGGCACCGGGAACTGCCGCTGGTCCACGGCCACCGACGTGCTGATCGGGTACCGGGCGAAGGTCGGCCAGAAGCGGTCGTCCGCCGGGTGGCCCCAGGCGGTACCGAACGTGTCCGACCCGTTCGGCGAGCCGGCCGGGCCGCACCCCTTGCGCTTCTCCGCCACGAAGATGACGTTCGAGGTGCCGTCGGTCAGGCTCGACAGGTTGTTTTTGCCGGCCGTGTTCTGCCAGTCGCCCGGGCTGGCCGGGAGCTGGCCCGGACGCCCGAACACCTGGAAGTTACAGGCGTAGCTGCACAGGGCCACGTCCACCCCGCCGGCGCTCTTGGCCGGCTCCCACATCCAGTCGGCGTTGAACCCGCGCGCGAACACCCCGCTCCCGCCGGTCGAATCGGCCGGGGCCACGAGCAGTTTGAGCGGGATGCTCATCGCGGCTTGGCTGGTGCTGCCGATCTGACCCAGTCCGCTCCCCGGCCAGTTGCCGATGCTATTGGACACGGCGCCCTGCTCGTAGTACGGGAGCAGCGCGAAGAAGAACGTCGAGTCACTGCTCGAATACGTAAAGTTGGTCGGGTTGCTCCACCAGAACGACACCACCGGCGGCAGGTAATTGGTCGTGTCGTGCCCGTTGTGGCACGCGAGGAGGGTCTGCTTAATGTTGTTCTGGCTGCTCATCCGGGCGGCGGCCTCACGCACCTTCTGAACGGCGGGCAACAAGAGGCCGATCAGGATTGCAATAATCGCGATCACCACCAGCAGTTCGATCAGCGTGAACGCACGGCGTACGCGCAGGGACGTTACCATTACGACCTCGGGAGAGAGGTGAAGAACAGATGAAACCTCCTCCATCCTTACCAGACCAATCCCGACACGTCAATCACTTGGTGTCCGGGGGGTGCCCCTCTGGATTTTGGCCCGTTATTGGTTTTCCCAAAACCCCTTCCACTCCGGCCCCGCTGCTAATGCCCCCAGTTCGACAAACGGTGCCACATGCCCCAGATTCCATCTCGCCCCAGTTTGTTTCATTCTGATGTTGAGCAATTGCTTAACCGTTCCCTCCACCAACCCGCTTCCAATCGACTGCCCCCGCCGCAAACGCACCGCATAATTCAACCGCCCCTGTCGGCCACAAAAGTAATTCAATACGCCGCCCAAGGCGGCTCCGTCGCCTCCGGCGGGCATCTGCCCGGTCAGTTCTCCGATCCAGTCCACCAACCCGGGATATCCCAGTGCTGTGCACAACTGAGTTCAGGGATCCTCGTTGGGCTTGTGGGCTTGTCGACGCCGTTGGACGGAGGTGTGTGCCCCCTTCTGTTTCGCGGCGTGCGGGTGGGCACGGGGCGCCTTGTTGCGTGTCTTGTCCCAGCCCGGCTTCCACATCGTGCCCAATAACTGATCCAACAACGTTCCCACACTCTCTGCCGTCTGATCCGTCGGGATCAGGGACACGATCATCGACACCTCGACCAACTCCTTGAGCGCGGCCAACTGACGATGCCAGTCCGTGCAGAACTGCGCCGTCGAGAGGTCGTCGATGGTCACCTTCCGCTTCGCAACCACATAGCCCTGGAGGACCTGCACCACGTTCGCGAGGACGAAACACATCGACGCCTGAAACACGGTCGCCTCCGGTGTCGAACCGATGAACCGACCCAGGGCGAAGATCGCCGTCACCTTTTGGAACGTGCCTTCGATGGTCCACCGGATGCGGTACAGGTCCAACAGATCGGTCGCCGGGTATGGGGCCGAATCGAGCAGGTCCGTGAGGATTGTAATCGCTTCGCCCACCGGGCGCGCGACGGTGATCCGCCGGACGTACCGGCGGAGCTTGTCCTTGGGCTTCCCGGCCCACCCCCATTCTTCGACCACGGCTCGTTGGGATGGGTCCGCGGTCGTGACCGCGGGGCGCTTCGGGTCGGGTTCGAACGACAGGGTCCGCGCGTACCGCACCACGAAATGACCATTGTCCTTGGTGAACTCGGCGAAGTGCTTCGACGCACAGAACAACCGATCCCCGACCACCAGTTTCGCCGGACCGCCTCGGGCGTGCACTCGGGGCATCAAATCGGGGATCAGTTTGGCCTCGTTGGTTTCGCCATCGAGATCGGCCGCCATGTCGAGCACCAACCCGTCACGGGGCCGGTACGCCACGAGCAGTTTTCCGCCCAAGAGCTTGCCCGGTGTGCCCCGCGTGTCGACGAGTCGCTTGGCCACCTTCTTGAGACTCTTGCCGTCGAGGATCAGAACCTCCAGGCGGTCGAAGGAGGTCGGAAGGCGGTGCGCGACGACCTCGGGGAACAGGGCGGTGAACCGGTCGGTGACGTCCCGCAGGAACGCTTCGCTCAGGCCCCGGGGGATGCGCCGGAGCTTGCCGTAGAACGCTTCGTGGCACCCGTCGTCGGGTTGCCGGTGGCGTCGCAGGTGGGCCTGCCGCCCCGAGCCCTGGTGTTCGATGAGCGCATCGAAGATCCAGGTGACCAGTTGGGCGAAGGTCACGACGTCCTCATAGCCGCGTCCCCGATGTCGCTCGTAGAGGTCCGCGAGGACCGGGTCGGGAACGCCATAGGCGAAGAGTGCGAGCGACGCGTGGGCCAGTGGCAGGCCCTCCAGGACCTGGCGCGCGAAGTCCGTGGGCGCGTGCGGTTGGGAGCGTGGGACGCGCTGATGAGGTGGCAGAATCACGGTGACCTCCATGTCCCGGGTCGCGGACCCCGCACCACCCCGCGTCCCACGACCACTCGGTTAACCCCAATTTCGTCGCAGTGAAAACCCTAAATCAGCAATCCGCAATCAGTTATACAAATCCAAGATGTGCATAGCACTGGGGATATCCGTCTTCCAGCAGCTTCGACTTGCCCCGGACAAACGCCGTCGCGGCTTGGCCCCCGGGAC belongs to Gemmata obscuriglobus and includes:
- a CDS encoding DUF1559 domain-containing protein, translating into MVTSLRVRRAFTLIELLVVIAIIAILIGLLLPAVQKVREAAARMSSQNNIKQTLLACHNGHDTTNYLPPVVSFWWSNPTNFTYSSSDSTFFFALLPYYEQGAVSNSIGNWPGSGLGQIGSTSQAAMSIPLKLLVAPADSTGGSGVFARGFNADWMWEPAKSAGGVDVALCSYACNFQVFGRPGQLPASPGDWQNTAGKNNLSSLTDGTSNVIFVAEKRKGCGPAGSPNGSDTFGTAWGHPADDRFWPTFARYPISTSVAVDQRQFPVPQFNPTAAQCDNNRAQGHSSNVVLIGLGDGSVRSVSSGVTQQTWSMAVQPRDGGVLGSDW
- a CDS encoding transposase, which produces MILPPHQRVPRSQPHAPTDFARQVLEGLPLAHASLALFAYGVPDPVLADLYERHRGRGYEDVVTFAQLVTWIFDALIEHQGSGRQAHLRRHRQPDDGCHEAFYGKLRRIPRGLSEAFLRDVTDRFTALFPEVVAHRLPTSFDRLEVLILDGKSLKKVAKRLVDTRGTPGKLLGGKLLVAYRPRDGLVLDMAADLDGETNEAKLIPDLMPRVHARGGPAKLVVGDRLFCASKHFAEFTKDNGHFVVRYARTLSFEPDPKRPAVTTADPSQRAVVEEWGWAGKPKDKLRRYVRRITVARPVGEAITILTDLLDSAPYPATDLLDLYRIRWTIEGTFQKVTAIFALGRFIGSTPEATVFQASMCFVLANVVQVLQGYVVAKRKVTIDDLSTAQFCTDWHRQLAALKELVEVSMIVSLIPTDQTAESVGTLLDQLLGTMWKPGWDKTRNKAPRAHPHAAKQKGAHTSVQRRRQAHKPNEDP